From Psychrobium sp. MM17-31, the proteins below share one genomic window:
- a CDS encoding efflux RND transporter permease subunit: MDPKKGIIAWFARNSVAANLLMICIIVGGFLTAMSINKKFMPKIEVNVIAISVAYPGAAPQEIEEGINIKIEEAIKEVEGIEKVTSTASEGSGHVSITVETSYDPDKVLDEVKLLVDAISTFPTSIEKPNIYRIKPKETVLYISVYGDIALKEMKELAKTIREEVTALPGITRADIGAVPNYEISIEVTEFKLQEYNLSFAQVAQAVQRSSIDLPGGSIKAHNGNILLRTKGQAYVGDDFENIVVKTNLDGSRVYLKDIATIKDGFTEDASYVKFDKQDTVLVEVFSVGDQSSLNISEQVNNYIAKKKETLPEQVKIDVWGDTSFYLEDRLNLMLNNMMSGAALVFIVLALFMRVRLAFWVMMGLPVCFLGTLLLMPMEYFDISINMISLFAFIMVLGIVVDDAIVIGESSYSEIEKYGQSLDNVVRGAQRVAMPATFGVLTTIAAFVPLIMTEGPMSAFTKSIGFVVILCLVFSLVESKLILPAHLARMKMAKPKEKANRFERMRNKFDNGLKHFIQNIYRPSIEKAVEFRYSVLALFFGLLIICSSLIGGGFVRTVFFPNITSDFIQVNIEMSEATAEETTMRTAQIVENALFDANEKLRQEYGQDAVKHSFVAMNSQSSIFLFVELASTESRDINGEAVAQAWRDEIPELPSVKKISMNASLGFGGGAPIAFQLSGKDLDSLNAATKELKTKLGEYEGLVDIADSSTSGRQEIKLNVKPAAEAMGISLSDLAQQVRWSFYGYEAQRILRGKEEIKVMIRYPLEERRTIGQLEQMRIRTNTGMEVPFSAVADIEIGEGLASIVRVDGQRSVTVSANINKDKVEPGKIMQDIQRDYIPDLLSRYPSVSSKVDGEAKQEEEAKWDMLRGAFFALFAIYALIAIPLRSYGQPLIIMSVIPFGIIGAIFGHFIMGLSLSMMSMFGMVALIGVVVNDSLVMVDYVNKAREEGIRIKDAAINGGCARFRAIILTSLTTFFGLVPILSETSMQAQILIPMAASIAFGILFSTVITLYLIPVLYVIGTDVKNGFRGLRNLYRSEPSPLENQ; this comes from the coding sequence ATGGATCCTAAAAAAGGCATCATCGCCTGGTTTGCCCGCAATAGCGTTGCGGCAAACCTCTTGATGATATGTATTATCGTTGGTGGTTTCTTGACGGCAATGTCCATCAATAAGAAATTCATGCCGAAAATAGAAGTCAATGTCATTGCCATTAGTGTCGCCTATCCAGGTGCTGCACCGCAAGAGATTGAAGAAGGCATCAATATCAAGATCGAAGAAGCCATTAAAGAAGTCGAAGGCATTGAAAAAGTTACCTCTACGGCTTCCGAAGGCTCAGGTCATGTCTCAATTACCGTTGAAACATCTTACGATCCTGACAAGGTTTTAGATGAAGTAAAACTGCTAGTCGACGCGATCTCTACCTTCCCGACGAGTATCGAAAAACCGAATATTTATCGGATAAAACCAAAAGAAACCGTACTTTATATTTCTGTCTATGGCGATATCGCTCTTAAAGAAATGAAAGAGCTAGCGAAAACAATTCGCGAAGAAGTAACTGCCCTACCAGGCATAACTCGTGCAGATATTGGCGCAGTTCCAAACTATGAAATAAGTATCGAAGTCACCGAGTTTAAACTGCAAGAATACAACTTAAGCTTTGCGCAAGTTGCTCAAGCGGTGCAGCGCTCGTCAATTGATTTACCCGGCGGCTCAATTAAAGCCCACAATGGTAACATCTTACTGCGTACCAAAGGCCAAGCATACGTCGGTGACGATTTTGAAAACATCGTGGTCAAAACTAATCTTGACGGCTCACGTGTTTATTTAAAAGATATTGCGACGATCAAAGATGGTTTCACCGAAGACGCCAGCTACGTTAAGTTCGACAAACAAGATACAGTTCTTGTTGAAGTATTTAGTGTTGGTGATCAAAGCTCACTTAATATTTCAGAGCAAGTAAACAACTACATTGCAAAGAAAAAAGAAACACTACCTGAACAAGTAAAAATCGATGTTTGGGGTGATACTTCATTCTATTTAGAAGATCGCTTAAACCTGATGCTTAACAATATGATGTCGGGTGCGGCATTAGTATTCATAGTACTAGCACTCTTTATGCGTGTTCGCCTTGCGTTCTGGGTAATGATGGGTTTACCTGTTTGTTTCTTAGGTACCTTGTTATTAATGCCGATGGAATATTTCGATATCTCCATCAACATGATTTCTCTATTCGCCTTTATCATGGTACTAGGTATTGTGGTGGATGACGCCATAGTTATTGGGGAAAGCTCCTATAGTGAAATCGAAAAATACGGTCAGTCTCTCGATAACGTGGTTCGTGGCGCACAGCGCGTGGCCATGCCAGCGACCTTTGGTGTTTTAACCACCATAGCCGCATTCGTGCCTTTAATTATGACTGAAGGGCCAATGAGCGCCTTTACCAAGTCAATTGGTTTTGTGGTCATCTTGTGTCTAGTGTTCTCTCTAGTCGAGTCTAAGCTCATTCTCCCTGCGCATTTAGCCCGCATGAAAATGGCAAAACCGAAAGAAAAAGCCAATCGCTTCGAGCGTATGCGCAATAAGTTTGATAACGGATTGAAGCACTTTATTCAAAACATATACCGCCCTTCAATCGAGAAAGCGGTAGAGTTTAGATACAGCGTTTTAGCCTTATTCTTTGGCTTACTAATCATTTGTTCGTCACTAATTGGCGGCGGTTTCGTTCGCACAGTATTCTTCCCGAATATCACCAGTGATTTTATTCAAGTGAATATTGAAATGAGTGAAGCAACGGCTGAAGAAACAACAATGCGTACCGCACAAATTGTTGAAAACGCGTTGTTTGATGCCAATGAAAAACTGCGTCAAGAATACGGTCAAGACGCCGTTAAGCACAGTTTTGTAGCCATGAATTCGCAATCGAGTATCTTCTTATTCGTTGAGCTTGCCAGCACCGAGTCACGCGATATTAATGGTGAAGCTGTCGCACAAGCATGGCGCGACGAGATCCCAGAGCTACCAAGTGTTAAGAAAATTTCGATGAATGCGTCACTTGGCTTTGGCGGCGGTGCACCTATTGCGTTCCAACTTAGCGGCAAGGACTTGGATTCTCTTAATGCGGCCACCAAAGAGCTCAAAACTAAACTTGGCGAATATGAAGGTTTAGTTGATATTGCCGACTCTTCAACCTCTGGTCGTCAAGAAATCAAACTCAATGTCAAACCAGCAGCTGAAGCCATGGGTATTTCGCTATCAGATCTTGCCCAGCAAGTTCGTTGGAGTTTCTACGGTTATGAAGCACAGCGTATTCTGCGTGGCAAAGAAGAAATCAAAGTTATGATCCGCTATCCGCTTGAAGAGCGCCGCACTATCGGTCAACTTGAGCAAATGCGTATTCGTACCAATACTGGTATGGAAGTACCATTCTCTGCCGTAGCTGACATTGAAATTGGCGAAGGTTTAGCGAGTATTGTGCGTGTTGATGGTCAGCGCTCGGTAACAGTATCTGCCAACATCAATAAAGACAAAGTAGAGCCAGGCAAAATCATGCAAGATATTCAGCGTGACTATATACCAGATCTACTAAGCCGCTACCCAAGTGTTAGTTCAAAAGTGGATGGTGAAGCCAAGCAAGAGGAAGAAGCGAAGTGGGATATGCTGCGCGGCGCATTCTTCGCCCTATTTGCTATTTATGCGCTAATTGCAATTCCACTGCGTTCATACGGTCAGCCGCTGATTATTATGTCGGTGATTCCATTTGGTATTATTGGCGCGATCTTCGGTCACTTTATAATGGGATTATCACTGAGCATGATGTCAATGTTTGGTATGGTTGCCCTGATTGGAGTTGTAGTTAACGATTCACTAGTGATGGTGGATTACGTTAACAAAGCCCGCGAAGAAGGCATACGTATTAAAGACGCCGCAATTAACGGCGGTTGCGCTCGCTTTAGAGCGATAATCCTAACCTCACTCACCACTTTCTTTGGCCTAGTTCCAATTTTAAGTGAAACCAGTATGCAGGCACAAATATTGATTCCGATGGCGGCATCTATCGCCTTTGGTATCTTATTCTCAACGGTAATCACCTTATATCTAATTCCGGTGTTATACGTGATTGGTACCGATGTTAAAAATGGTTTCCGCGGTTTAAGAAACTTGTATCGCTCAGAGCCAAGTCCTCTAGAAAATCAGTAA